One stretch of Ananas comosus cultivar F153 linkage group 6, ASM154086v1, whole genome shotgun sequence DNA includes these proteins:
- the LOC109711173 gene encoding SUPPRESSOR OF GAMMA RESPONSE 1 — MTGPSWLIDSRRIASKIKNASEPVDPNRYKLISNPTKACPQCKHIIDNSDVVHEWPGLPKGVKFDPSDQELLYHLIAKVGNGNAKSHPFINEFIPTVEEVEGICYTHPRRLPGVKQDGSVSHFFHRTFKAYNTGTRKRRKINSDELGDVRWHKTGKTKPVIIDGKHVGCKKIMVLYMSTVKGGKAEKTNWVMHQHHLGIEEDEKDGEYVVSKLFYQQQSKPGERSAQDLRALDTLEAVVNEVEPMGIPALLPEGHDDGRQDIVHSPVHDSNQGIPDLLPEEHDDNTQDIVRGPVDDSNQVSVYQGAQEEHGQTEKPDDQDNNPPEEAKWWEGESQFLLDSQQLAEGIAICDEFLLSQTSCGGDEPKKSRPHLSDYAHMAVEDLKKDLEECQKLSNLENLGNLDHTNVELDTPSDFRLSQLEFGSQDTF; from the exons ATGACTGG ACCATCATGGCTGATTGACAGCAGAAGAATTGCTTCGAAGATAAAAAATGCTTCTGAGCCAGTGGATCCGAATCGATACAAATTGATCAGCAACCCGACTAAAGCTTGTCCTCAATGCAAGCACATTATTGATAATAGTGAT GTTGTCCACGAGTGGCCTGGCTTACCTAAAGGTGTGAAATTTGATCCATCTGATCAAGAGCTGCTCTATCATTTGATTGCGAAAGTTGGGAATGGGAACGCAAAATCTCATCCCTTCATTAATGAATTCATCCCCACTGTTGAGGAAGTCGAGGGCATCTGCTATACGCATCCTCGCAGACTACCAG gaGTTAAGCAGGATGGAAGTGTATCTCATTTTTTCCATAGAACTTTCAAAGCATATAATACCGGGACAAGGAAGCGTCGAAAGATAAACAGCGATGAACTTGGTGATGTCCGCTGGCACAAGACCGGCAAGACAAAACCGGTAATTATTGATGGAAAACACGTCGGCTGTAAGAAAATAATGGTACTTTATATGAGCACTGTGAAGGGGGGGAAGGCTGAAAAGACCAATTGGGTGATGCACCAACACCACCTTGGTATTGAGGAGGATGAGAAGGACGGCGAATATGTCGTCTCAAAGTTATTCTATCAGCAGCAGTCAAAACCAGGCGAGAGGAGTGCTCAGGACTTGAGAGCTTTAGATACTTTGGAAGCAGTTGTTAATGAAGTAGAGCCCATGGGTATTCCAGCCTTGCTTCCTGAAGGGCACGATGATGGTAGACAAGATATTGTTCACAGCCCTGTACACGACTCTAATCAGGGTATTCCAGACTTGCTCCCCGAAGAGCATGATGATAATACACAAGATATTGTTCGCGGTCCAGTGGACGACTCTAATCAG GTTAGTGTATATCAGGGAGCGCAAGAAGAGCACGGACAAACTGAAAAGCCTGATGACCAAGATAATAATCCACCGGAAGAAGCAAAATGGTGGGAGGGCGAGTCGCAATTTTTATTAGATTCTCAGCAGCTGGCAGAGGGCATTGCAATTTGTGACGAGTTTTTGCTGAGTCAGACTTCGTGTGGTGGTGATGAGCCTAAAAAGAGCAGACCTCACTTATCTGATTATGCCCACATGGCGGTAGAGGACTTGAAGAAGGATCTAGAAGAATGCCAAAAGCTGAGCAACTTAGAAAATCTGGGGAACTTAGACCACACGAATGTCGAGCTTGATACACCTTCAGACTTTCGACTAAGCCAGCTT GAGTTTGGATCGCAAGACACTTTCTGA